The Pleomorphomonas sp. T1.2MG-36 DNA segment ATCCGTACGAACACGACTTTGGTCGGAAGGGCGCCCCATCGCCGCCCAGCCGAAAGGTTAACGAGGCAAGATGCGGAATTTGGCCGATATTTCGGGGTGTTCCGGTCTTTTCATCGCCTCGCGAACAGGTATTTTTAACGAATTGGACGGTATGATTCTCAAAATGCAACGAGCCGCCTTCTGAGGCCTCCGAGAAAGACACGCGCATGGTCGACATTTCCCTGACGAAATCGCTGCGCAGCACCGTCGCGACACTGAACTGGGTGAACGACCAATCCGCCGCGGCCAGCCAGCGTCTGAACACCGGCGTCAAGGTTCAGACGGCGCTCGACGACCCCAGCACCTACATGTCGGCCAAGAGCCTGTCGCTGCACGCCTCGACGCTCGACCAGTTTCTCGAGCGCCTCGACCAGGGCCTCGGCGTCATCAAGGCCGCCGACAACGGCATGACGTCGATCACCGACACCATCAAGACGATGAAGGGCGTGGTCACGCGGGCCGCAGCCAGCAAGAGCGCGTTCGAGCGGGCCGACCTCGTCAAGGAATACAACGGCCTTCTCGACAAGATCGTCGACACCGCCAAGGACGCTTCCTACAACGGCAAGAACCTGCTGCTCGGCGACGGCAACGATCTCACGCTCTATCTGTCCTCCGACCAGAACGAGTCCGTCACCATCGAGGCGGTGGACTTCACCGATCTCCTCAATACGCTCGGTCTCAAGAAACTCGACGAAGGCAAGCTCGCCACCTACGAGACCAAGCTGACCGACGGCGGATCGCCCGCCAAGCCGCTGAACACCACCAGCAAGCTGGTGGAGTCGCCCGATTACGCCGTCGGCGACGAGATCTCCGTCAAGGACGCGGACGGCAATATCGTCAGCATGCTGAAGGTCACGGCCAGCACCACCGCGGGCGATCTGGTCACCGCCTTTTCCCAGGCCGACAAGGGACTTCGTGCCACACTGGGCAGCGACGGCGTGCTGAACGTCGAAGCGGCGGACAAGATGACGATCGACATCACCCGCGCCGCCGACACCGTGAACTCGGCCGGCTCACCGCCCTCCGGATCGACCGCTCCGCTGATGGTGGGCATGACGCCGGCGGTCGGCTCCACCCAATTGACCGCGACCGGCCAATACAAGGTGGGCGACGTCATCTCCATCCGCCAGGGCAACACCGTCCACTCGCTGACGGTCGCCAGTGGCACCACGGTGGACGATCTCACGAACGCCTTCAACATCCCCTCTGCCGGCCTCAGCGCTTCGCTCCAGGCGTCGGGCGCCATCAAGGTCGACTCCACGTCGGCCGCCTTCGCCATCGACAAGACCTCGCCCTATGCCGATCTGTCCACGGGCACGGCGTCGGCGTGGGTGAAGCGCACCGACGCCGAGGCGGCGCAGCAGACCGTCACCGACGCGCGCCATGCCACCGAGAAGCACGCGACCAACATCGGCATCGGCCTGACGATGCTGAACAGCCGTTCCGCCTACCTCGGAAGCTTCTCCAGCATTCTCGGCGCCACGGCGGAATCGATGCGCGCCTCCGACAAGGACGAGGAAGCGGCCACCTTGCTGGCGCTGAGCACGCAGCAACAGCTGGCCATCAGTTCGTTCTCGATCACCCAGACGGCCGACAACGGCATTCTCCGCCTGCTCGGCGGCGGAAACAGCTGACCTCCTGACAGGATTGCGAAGAGATGACCCTCAAGGTTGAACTGAAGCCCGGCGAGCGCATCATCATCGGCGAGTCGATGATCACCAACGACGACCAGCGCACGCGCCTTTACATCGAAGGCAACGCCCCGATCCTGCGTGAGAAGGATATCCTGACGGTCAGCTCCGCCGACACGCCGGCCAAGCGGATCTATCTTGCGGTGCAGCTCATGTACCTGTCGAAGGAGATTTCCAAGTTCCAGGACGACTATTTCACTCTCGTCCAGGACATCATCCAGGCGGCGCCGAGCACCATCCCCTACGTGACGCGGATCAGCAATCACATCATCGCCGACCAGCTCTACAAGGCGCTGAAGGAAGCCCGGGCCCTGATCGAGCACGAAAAGAAGATCTTTGCCGCGCTGAACGCGGCGACGGCCGACGAAAAGAAGTAAGGCGTTCGCGCGCCGCAGCAGGCCTCGAAAACAAGCCGCCGACCAGGTTGTCATGACCTGGTCGGCGGCTTTGTCGTTCGGGCCGGCGCCTTCGCCTACTTCATGTAGTTGAGCAGGCTGAGGCTGTTGAGCATCATCGTGGTGGTGTAGCTGGCGTTCATGCGGGTCTGCAGCGTCAGGATCTGCGCCGTCAGCTCTTCCTTGTTGATGCCTTCGACGCCGCTCAGCATCACCTCGAGCGTCGTCTTGGAGTTGGTCTGCCGCTCGGCCGCGCTTTTGGCGACATTGCCGGACACGGCCACTTCCGTGTGGATGTCGGTCGGCTTCTGGCTGCCGTCGGCGAAGGCGAGGACGCCGTCGACGCGCGAGGCCAGCGCCGAATATCGGGCTTTTTCCACCTTGAGGTTCTGCTGCCGCTCGGCGTCGGTGGCAGCCTTGGTGTCGCCCAACGTGCCGGCCGTCGGATCGAACTCGGCAACGGTCATCACCGCGAGCGAGCGCACCATGTTGGCATAGGCGGCCTCGTTGGCGCGGACGCCGTAACCGACGTTGATGTTGCTGTCGACGCGCGCCGTCACGTCGTTGCGCGGCGAGGTGGCGCTGTCGTTGGGATCGATCGTCGCGTTGTAGCCGGTGTACCACTCGACCGTATCGACGTCCGTGCCGTCGCGCAGACCGGTGGCGGTGGCCAACAGGTTGTTGTCAGTGGGGTCGGCGTTGACCCGCTGCGGCTTGCCGCCGCTGGCCGTGTCGAAGAAGGTCTCGGACGCCCGCATCATCGAAGCCGCCTGGAAGGTGGTCTTCGTCTCGGTCGTCAGGCTGTCGTTCAGCCGGGCCTTGAAGTTGGCCGCAGTCGCATCGGGATCGACGGTCGGCGTCGGGCCAGCCGTCTGGGCGATGGTGAACTGGCCCTCGCCGGGAGGGCTGGTCAGCGTCGCCGTCAACTTGACGGTCGACTTGGTGCCGTCGGGGTTCTCAAGCTCCAGAGAAACGCTGTCGCCGGCCTGCAGGTCGGTGCCGAACTTGACGTTATAGGAGGTGTTGACGGTCTTGCCGGCACTGTCCAAACCCGTCGCCTTCGTCACCTCGATGTGGGAGGTATTGGTCGTCGATGCCGACGCGGAGGCGATCTTGTAGCCGAACTCGGCGGAGGGCGGCGTGCCCTGGCGGGTGATCGTCACGGTGTCCGGCGTGCCCGCAGGGTTGTCGAGCTCGAGTCGGCCGAGCTTGCCGGTGCCCATGTCGGCCGTGTAACGCTCGGCAACGACCTTCTGCAGCCCGTACTTGTTGCCGGTGCCGTAGAGCATCTCGTTCATGCTGGCCACCGGCTTGGTGTCGGTGGTCTTGCCCGACATCAGATAGCGGCCGTCGGCTTCGGAGTTCAGCAGGCCGATCACCTCGTTGAGGGCGATCTTGGCGCCTTTCTGTCCCGTCGTGGTGCCGGTGGAGTCGATGTTGTAGGTGTTGGGATCGATGGCGGCCGACGCTTCGCTGGGAATGTCCTCCAGGCGGCTCATCGCCTTGTCGAGCAGCGAGATGCGCATGTTCAGAACGTCGGTGTTCTGCAGGTAGCCGCTGATCTCGGAAATCTTCGAGCGAAAGGTGATCGACTGCGTGCGCCCGGCGCCCATCGTGCCATAGGTCGCGGCCTTCTGCCCGGTGGCGAGCTGGCGCTGCATGTCCTCGAGCTGCTCCCGCATGGTCGACAGGAGCGACATGTTGGGGCTGACGAGCACGCTGTTGATCGACATGGCATCCTACCCGTGTTTGTGCGGCGTTCGGCCGACTACTTGAACGTGTTCATCAGGACGTCCATCAGCTCCTGCGCCACGGAGAGCACCCGGGCGTTGGCCGAATAGGAGTTCTGAAGCTGAATGAGCGACATCAGCTCGGTGTCGAGATCGACGGCGCGGCTGTTGTCGTAGCGTTCCTTGAGGTTGGAGGTGACGACCTTCTGGCCGTTGGCGACATTCTGCGCATCGTCGACGAGGGCGCCCTGGGTGTTGACGACCTGCGACAACAGCCCTTCGAACGTTCCCCTGAACGGGGTCGACGTGGAGCCGATGCCGATCGAGGCGGAAAAGGAATAGACGCGACTGTCGAGCGCATCGAGGATGGCCTGCGGCCGCGTGCCGTCGCCCGACATCGTGCTGCCGCTGTACTTCACCGTCAGCGACGGGTCGGCCACCACCTTGGGATTGACCGAGAGGCGGGCGGCAAGGCCGGTGATCGTATCGGCGCCGTTGGTGAGGCCGGTGTAGGGCTTGCCGGTGGAGCCATCGATGAACAGCGGGAATTCCTGATAGCCCGACTGCTCAGTAGGCGAGGAGATCTCGCCGGTAACGCCGGTGATGCTGCCGTGGCTGGCCGGCACCGTGGTCGCGTTGATGGTGACCGAGGTCGGGGCGGCCGGCGGCGCAGGCAGCGCCGAACCGGAGAAATCGGTGCCGCCGGTCGCGAAGTTGAGCGCCGAGGCGATCTGGGCGCCGATGTCGGTGCCGCTCGACAGGTCCAGACCGACGACGGTGTCGTTGGGGTCGGGCGTGAAGCCGTTGCCGGGCGCCGTACCGCCCTTGTAGGCGACGAAGGTGATGGACCCCTTGGCGCCGGAGGCGTCGACATAGTCGACCTTGACGGTATTGCCCTCGGTGAGGCCCGAGACATCCAGCGTGTAGCCGGCCGTGCCGGCGGCGCTCACCGTCGTTCCCGACGCCTGACGCGTCGAGGTGGCCTTCGACAGGGTCGCGGCGATAGTGTCGAGCTGCGCCTGAGCGTCGACCAGAGTCTCGTCGCGCAGCTCCTTGTAGGCGGCGATCTTGCCCGAGCGGATCGACCCGTTCTTGAACAGATCGATGCCGGCGCCAGGACCGGCGCTCACGGTGACGGTGCCGAGCGAACGCTTGCTGTCGTCGGTCGAGTAGGAACGCGAGGCATCGACCACGCCTTGCTGGTCGAAGCTCAGCGTCACCGGCACGTCGTCGTAGAGCTGGGTGCCGTCCGTCAATGAGATGGTGACGGAACCGCCCGTCTGGTCGGAGACGCGGATGTCCATGTACTCGGACAGCTCGTCGATGGCGGCGTCCCGCTTGTCCTGCAGACCGGCGGTGCTGTTCACGCCACCAGCGCCGACGGCGACGATCTGCTTGTCCAGCTCTGAGATGGTCTGCAGCAGCGAGTTCACGCGGTTGACGGCGTCGGAGATGTTGGACTCCGCCTCCTGGCGCAGCGACTGGACGTCGCCCGACAGTTGATTGAGGCGGGAGACGAGGTTCTGTGCGGCGGACACCGCGCTGCCCTGGATCGCCGTGTCGCCGGGCGTGGTCGCCAACTTCTGAAGCGTGGTGGTGAAGCCGCTGTAGACCGAATTCAGCGAGCTCGTGCTGTTGGGAGCGCCCCAATAGTTGTCGAGCGCCGACAGCGCGGTGACGCGCGTATCGGCATAGGCGGAATTGGCCGTCGACACCCGCCACTGCTTCTGCACGAGAAGGTTGATCTCGCGCGTGACCTGGTTCGCCTCGACGCCGTAAACGCGCGAGTTGGAGACCTGCGCCGTCGACGACATCGTCTGGCGGCTGTAGCCGGGGCTCTTGGCGTTGGCGATATTGGCCGACGTCACGCCCAGCTGCTGCTGGGTCGTCCTGATGCCGGACAGAGCCGTGGAAAGGGCACTCGATACAGCCATTACCGTCTCGCAATCGACGATGGTCGCGAACTGGGGAAGCGGCCGTCACGCGGTGAGCGCGGCGGCCGCCGAAGGCATCAGCGGATGATCTGCAAGATGCTCTGCATCATCTGGTCGGCGGTGGTGATGACCTTGGAGTTGGCCGAGAACGCCTGCTGGGTGACGATCAGCTTGGTGAACTCTTCGGAGATGTCGACGTTGGACGCCTCGAGAGCCGAGCTCGACAGCGCGCCATTGATGTCGATGGGGCCGCCGCTTCGAATGGTCTCGGTATAGGCGCTGCCGTCTTCGGCCTTCAGGTAGCTCGCGCCGTTGAAGGCGACGATCGGGATCGACCACTTCTTGACCGTCTGGCCGTTCGAGTAGTTGTAGCTCATGACGCCGCTGTTATCGTCGATCGACACGCCCTCGAACTCGCCGGTGGCGTAGCCGTCCTGCGTCAGCTGGTTGGTGGTCGCCTGCCCGTTCTTGTCGGCGTACTCGGTGGCGGCGAGGTCCATGGTGATGCCGGAGAAGTCCTTGCCCTCGATTTGGATCGTGCCGAGATTGATGGCCGACGTGTTGTCGATCTGCGCGCCCTTGTTGTCGAAGAAGAAGGCGCCGCCGGCGAGCACGCTGGGAAGCGCCGGGGCCACGTATTGCGTCGCCGACGTCTTGATCTGCTGCCAAGCAGGGTCGGTGGCAAGCGCGGGGTTTTCGGCGGTGCGGTAGAAGAGGCCCCACTCGCTACGGCCGTCGCTGGCTTCGGAGACCTTCACCCAGCGGAGCTGAACGATCGACGGCGTACCCTGCGCGTCGTAGATGGTCCTCGATCCGCCGGCGATCGAATTGTCCATGAAGGTGCTGACTTCGGACTTCGGCACGGTACCGCCGGCGATGTTCGCCACCGACGCGGCCGGATAGACCAAGGCCTTGGACGTCGTCGACGGCTCCGTCGGCAGGTTCAGCTTGTAGGTGATTTTCTCCGTCGCCTTGGCGCTCTGCGAGGTCTTGTCGATGGTGATGACCGTCTTGTCGCCGATCGGCTTGCCGGTCGTCTGGTCGATGGTCTGCCCCATCAGCGAGTAGCCGGAACCGTTGCGAAGATAGGTCGCCCCGTTGCGCGAGTCGTAATACTGCTCGAAATCGCCGGCGCGGGTGTAACGGGCGCCCAGGCTGCCATCGAGCGGATCGGCCGACACGCAGAAGAAACCGGTGCCGTTGATCGCCATGTGGGTGTCGACCTTGGACCCCTGGATGTCGCCGTCGAGCGTGATGGTGGAACGCGAAGTGGCGGTGACGCCGCCGGAGGTGACGCGGGCGGCGTTGGAGGTGTTGGAACGCACCAGGTCGCCGAAGCTTGTATCCTTGCGCTTGAAGCCGGTTGTCGAGGCGTTGGCGATATTGCCCGAGATGTTCTCGAGGGCGAAGGACTGCGCTCCGAGGCCACCGACGGCCGAGTTCATTGCGGTCAGGATACCCATGCTCGTTTTCCTTACGATCTGCAACGCGGTCGGCCGGACGAGTGGCCGCTACAGACCTAAGGGCAACGGGCGTGCCAAACGGGCTCCTCTAGTTTTCCGTTTGTTTTCAGGAAACAGGCGCTTGGGCTTGGTGAACGAGTGGTTAACGCGCCGGCAAGGTTCGGCGCACCGGGCAAATCCTGCCGGGCCGAACCTGTCACCCGGCATTATTTGGCACTCGGCCCACGGATACCGGCCATGATCTCGGAGATCTGGGGGCGCCGCCGTTCGAGGAACGGCAAGGGACGGCAGACGTCGATGGCGGCGACGCCGACGCGGGCGGTGAGCAGGCCGTTGATCACCCCTTCGCCGAGGCGCGCCGACAGCTTGGCGGCAAGGCCATGGCCGATCAGTTGCTGGGCGAGACCGTCGCCCACGGCGATCGAGCCGGTCACCGCGAGATGGGTGAGGACCAGCCGGGTCAGCCGCGCCAGCCCCATGAAGCCGGGCCGGCCGCCATAGAGCGCCGCGAGCCGGCGGATCAGGCCGAGCGTCGCTACCACCACGAAAATGACGTCGATGGCGGCGCGCGGCGATACCGCCGTCACCACCGACACGCGGGCGGCGGCGTCCGACACCAGCCGACGAGCCGCCGCGTCCAGCGGGGCGAGAAGGTCGGCCTCGGCCAGCACGAGCCGGTCGCGGCCGTCGATGACGTCCTCGACACGCGCCTCGGTGGCCCGGCGGCCGGGCGCCAGATCGGGCCGATCGGCGTAGAGCGCCATCAGTTCGCCCACCACCGCCTCGGCCTCCGGACGATCGTCACGGACGGCGGCGAGGTCGGCGCGCGTCCGCATGCGATCGATGCGCCTCAGCCAGATCAGGCCCGAGATCTCGCGGGTGGCGATGGCGACCACGGCGAGACCGGCAAGCACGATCAGGCCGATCGCCAGCCAGCCGAGCCAGTCTTCACGGGCGAACAGGTCGCGGACCAGTTGGTCGAGCCAGAGACCGATGGCCAGCGACAGGATGCCGGCCACGGCGCAGAAAAACAGCCGCGACCAGGCAAAGCGCCGACGGACAGGCGGCAGCGGAACGGGCAGATCCTCGGTCTCCGCCATTTCCTCGACGATGACGGCGGCATCCGACGGCGGAACCTCGCCGGGACGGACATGGCTGACGTCGTCAGCCCCGAGATCGAAGGCGGTGGGACGGCGCGTCATGCCAGGCGGTCTCCGATCAGGAAATCGAGGGCGCGGTCGAGGCGGATATGCGGCAGCGACAGGCTGACGCCCTCTGCCGTCACCTCCACCGGCGGCGGCCGGAAGCGCAGGAAGCGCAGCGCGTCGAAGGCCGGCTCGTCGGGCTCCGGCGCATGGAACAGCGCCTGCGGGTTCTCCGGAAGATCGCCGGGGAACAGGGCAATTTCTTCCTTGCCGTCGTAAAGATGGTCGTCGAGAAGCTCGCCCTCCTGCGGCACACCGAGAATGCAGGGCAGGCTCTCGCCGTTGCGCCGCACCGTCGCCTCGCGCGTCGCCCGCACGGCGGCGAGCGCCTTCACATCCACCTCGGCGCCAGAAAACGATGCGCGGGCGATTGCCCGGTCGGTCAGGCGGCGGAGGATCAGCTCCAGGCGGTCGTGGCTGGCGTGGTGAAGATGGTCGGCCTTGGTGGCGGCGAACAGGATGCGGTCGATGCGGCGCGTCAGCACCTGTCCCAGCCAGGACGAGTGTCCGGGACGAAAGCAGGCCAGGATCTCACCGAGCGCCACTTCGAGGTCGATCAGCGCCTCGCGCCCGCCGTTCAGCGCCGCCAGCACGTCGACCAGCACCACCTGCCGGTCGAGACGGGCGAAATGCGTGCGGAAGAACGGCCGGACGACCACGTCCTTGTAGGCTTCGAAGCGGCTTTCCATCAGCGCCCAGAGGCTGTCGCGCGGCGCCTCGCCGGTCTCCGGAAGGTCGAGAGGTGCGAAGGTCAGCGCCGGCGAGCCGGCCAGATCGCCCGGCATCAGGAAGCGGCCCGGCGGCACCATGGATAGCGACAGGCTGCCGCCGCGCGCCGCGCCGAGATAGGCCGAGAACAGCTCGTGCAGGCGCCCGGCGACCTCGTCGTCGGCCGGTCCCATGGGGTCGATGCCCGAGGTATGGGTGAGCCAGTCGGCAGCGATGGCGTTGCGGCGCGGCTCGCGCGCCCGCTCCAGCGTCTCGGAGCAGAAGGCCCGGTAGGTCTTGGAGAGCAGCGGCAGGTCCAGGAGCCATTCGCCGGGATAGTCGACGATGTCGAGATCGAGCTTGCCGCGCCCCAGCGACCGTCCGAGGAAAGTGGCACTCTCGTAGGCGATGGTCAACCGCAGCTCGGAAATCTGGCGCGTCGAGTCCGGCCAGACCCGCGCATCGGTCAGCTTGCGCACATGGCCGCGGTAATCGAAGGTCGGAACGTCGGGATGGAGCTGCGGCCGGATGTCGGAGCCGAGAAGACGCCCCGCCCGCCACGGCTCGAACATCGGCAGCCGGCCACCGTGGATCAGGTTGTGGATCAGCGCCGTGATGAACACGGTTTTGCCGGCGCGTGAAAGTCCGGTGACGCCGAGCCTCAGCGACGGCGAGCCGAGGCTCCAGGCGAAATCGGCCATGTTGTCGAGCGCGATGCGCGCTTCGTCGGAAAGCGTGGTGAAGCTCACGACTTCGTCGAACCTCGTCCGGCGCGAAAGGCGCCGCGCCTCTATGTAGGCACGGGCCGCACCAGAACAATGGCTTAGTCGCCGTCAGGACCACCAAGATCGGCCGGCGTGACAAAGGAGACCAGCCGCCCGTCCCCCGCAGCAAGATCGGCCCAGGCGCCGGAGAACTCGATCACGGCGAGCGAGGCGGTCGGAAACCGCGCCGAGAGGCCTGCCAGCAAGGCGGGATCGCCCTCCCCCGGCAGCGTCTCAGCCAGCCTGTGGATCGAGGGATTGTGGCCCACCACCAGAAGCCGCTCGGCCGCATCGGCGTGGGCAGCGATCGCCTTGAGCATGGCGCCGAGCGAGGCCTCGTAGAGGTCGCGGACATAGGTGGCAGCGAGGCCCGGCAGGAACGGCCTCACCCCGTCGAGCGTCTCGCGCGTCCGTGCCGAAGGCGAGCAGAGCACGAGGTCGGGCAAGTATCCCTGGTCGGCCATGTGGCGACCGACCGCCGTCGCCGCCGCCCTGCCCCGTGCGGCGAGCGGCCGGTCGAAGTCCTTCTGGCCGGGCACGGACGGCGGCGACTTGGCGTGTCGGAGAAGAAAAAGGCGTGGCATTGGCGGCCTCCGGGACTCCCATCTCGCCGGACTTGGCGTAATGTCCAATCATTCTAACCTGATTCCGGGCTGCCGACGCGGCCTCGACGATCCGCTGCCCCATGGGGCCTGCGAATCCGGTCGGTCCGGGTCGTCGAGGATTGCTTCATGCCCACCTCTTCAGACGTTGCGCCGCGATTTTCCAACCAGGCCGACGCCATCCACTGGCTCCGAGACCGTCGCATCACCGAGGTCGAGTGCATCATCCCGGACATGAACGGCATCATGCGCGGCAAGATCGTGCCGCGTGAGGATTTCATCCGCATCATCGACGCCGGCGTGCGCCTGCCGGAGTTCGTGTTCTTCCAGGCGGTGACCGGCGACAGCGCCGTCGAAAGCAAGATCGTCAACCCGCTCGACCGGGACGTCCGCTGCATTCCCGACCTTGCCACCCTGCGCCTCGTGCCCTGGTATGACGAGCCGACCGCCCAGGTGATCTGCGACTGTTACTTCGCCGACGGGCGCCTCGTCGACTTCGCGCCGCGCTCGGTGCTGCGCCACGTCACCGAACTCTATGCCGCCCATGGCATCCGCCCGGTGGTGGCGCCGGAGGTCGAGTTCTACCTGACCGGCCAGAACGACGACCCAGACCTGCCGCTCGAAGTGCCGATCGGCCTTTCCGGCCGCAAGGAGAGCGGCAGCCAAGCCTATGGCATCGAGCACGCCAACGACTACGACCACGTCGTCAACCAGATGTACGATTATTGCGAGGCCTCGCGCATCGAGATCGCCACCATGGCGCACGAGGCCGGGCCGGCCCAGCTCGAAAT contains these protein-coding regions:
- the flgK gene encoding flagellar hook-associated protein FlgK, whose translation is MAVSSALSTALSGIRTTQQQLGVTSANIANAKSPGYSRQTMSSTAQVSNSRVYGVEANQVTREINLLVQKQWRVSTANSAYADTRVTALSALDNYWGAPNSTSSLNSVYSGFTTTLQKLATTPGDTAIQGSAVSAAQNLVSRLNQLSGDVQSLRQEAESNISDAVNRVNSLLQTISELDKQIVAVGAGGVNSTAGLQDKRDAAIDELSEYMDIRVSDQTGGSVTISLTDGTQLYDDVPVTLSFDQQGVVDASRSYSTDDSKRSLGTVTVSAGPGAGIDLFKNGSIRSGKIAAYKELRDETLVDAQAQLDTIAATLSKATSTRQASGTTVSAAGTAGYTLDVSGLTEGNTVKVDYVDASGAKGSITFVAYKGGTAPGNGFTPDPNDTVVGLDLSSGTDIGAQIASALNFATGGTDFSGSALPAPPAAPTSVTINATTVPASHGSITGVTGEISSPTEQSGYQEFPLFIDGSTGKPYTGLTNGADTITGLAARLSVNPKVVADPSLTVKYSGSTMSGDGTRPQAILDALDSRVYSFSASIGIGSTSTPFRGTFEGLLSQVVNTQGALVDDAQNVANGQKVVTSNLKERYDNSRAVDLDTELMSLIQLQNSYSANARVLSVAQELMDVLMNTFK
- a CDS encoding YcjX family protein, which encodes MADFAWSLGSPSLRLGVTGLSRAGKTVFITALIHNLIHGGRLPMFEPWRAGRLLGSDIRPQLHPDVPTFDYRGHVRKLTDARVWPDSTRQISELRLTIAYESATFLGRSLGRGKLDLDIVDYPGEWLLDLPLLSKTYRAFCSETLERAREPRRNAIAADWLTHTSGIDPMGPADDEVAGRLHELFSAYLGAARGGSLSLSMVPPGRFLMPGDLAGSPALTFAPLDLPETGEAPRDSLWALMESRFEAYKDVVVRPFFRTHFARLDRQVVLVDVLAALNGGREALIDLEVALGEILACFRPGHSSWLGQVLTRRIDRILFAATKADHLHHASHDRLELILRRLTDRAIARASFSGAEVDVKALAAVRATREATVRRNGESLPCILGVPQEGELLDDHLYDGKEEIALFPGDLPENPQALFHAPEPDEPAFDALRFLRFRPPPVEVTAEGVSLSLPHIRLDRALDFLIGDRLA
- the flbT gene encoding flagellar biosynthesis repressor FlbT → MTLKVELKPGERIIIGESMITNDDQRTRLYIEGNAPILREKDILTVSSADTPAKRIYLAVQLMYLSKEISKFQDDYFTLVQDIIQAAPSTIPYVTRISNHIIADQLYKALKEARALIEHEKKIFAALNAATADEKK
- a CDS encoding YcjF family protein — translated: MTRRPTAFDLGADDVSHVRPGEVPPSDAAVIVEEMAETEDLPVPLPPVRRRFAWSRLFFCAVAGILSLAIGLWLDQLVRDLFAREDWLGWLAIGLIVLAGLAVVAIATREISGLIWLRRIDRMRTRADLAAVRDDRPEAEAVVGELMALYADRPDLAPGRRATEARVEDVIDGRDRLVLAEADLLAPLDAAARRLVSDAAARVSVVTAVSPRAAIDVIFVVVATLGLIRRLAALYGGRPGFMGLARLTRLVLTHLAVTGSIAVGDGLAQQLIGHGLAAKLSARLGEGVINGLLTARVGVAAIDVCRPLPFLERRRPQISEIMAGIRGPSAK
- a CDS encoding flagellar hook protein FlgE, with the translated sequence MGILTAMNSAVGGLGAQSFALENISGNIANASTTGFKRKDTSFGDLVRSNTSNAARVTSGGVTATSRSTITLDGDIQGSKVDTHMAINGTGFFCVSADPLDGSLGARYTRAGDFEQYYDSRNGATYLRNGSGYSLMGQTIDQTTGKPIGDKTVITIDKTSQSAKATEKITYKLNLPTEPSTTSKALVYPAASVANIAGGTVPKSEVSTFMDNSIAGGSRTIYDAQGTPSIVQLRWVKVSEASDGRSEWGLFYRTAENPALATDPAWQQIKTSATQYVAPALPSVLAGGAFFFDNKGAQIDNTSAINLGTIQIEGKDFSGITMDLAATEYADKNGQATTNQLTQDGYATGEFEGVSIDDNSGVMSYNYSNGQTVKKWSIPIVAFNGASYLKAEDGSAYTETIRSGGPIDINGALSSSALEASNVDISEEFTKLIVTQQAFSANSKVITTADQMMQSILQIIR
- a CDS encoding flagellin; translation: MVDISLTKSLRSTVATLNWVNDQSAAASQRLNTGVKVQTALDDPSTYMSAKSLSLHASTLDQFLERLDQGLGVIKAADNGMTSITDTIKTMKGVVTRAAASKSAFERADLVKEYNGLLDKIVDTAKDASYNGKNLLLGDGNDLTLYLSSDQNESVTIEAVDFTDLLNTLGLKKLDEGKLATYETKLTDGGSPAKPLNTTSKLVESPDYAVGDEISVKDADGNIVSMLKVTASTTAGDLVTAFSQADKGLRATLGSDGVLNVEAADKMTIDITRAADTVNSAGSPPSGSTAPLMVGMTPAVGSTQLTATGQYKVGDVISIRQGNTVHSLTVASGTTVDDLTNAFNIPSAGLSASLQASGAIKVDSTSAAFAIDKTSPYADLSTGTASAWVKRTDAEAAQQTVTDARHATEKHATNIGIGLTMLNSRSAYLGSFSSILGATAESMRASDKDEEAATLLALSTQQQLAISSFSITQTADNGILRLLGGGNS
- a CDS encoding SixA phosphatase family protein, whose translation is MPRLFLLRHAKSPPSVPGQKDFDRPLAARGRAAATAVGRHMADQGYLPDLVLCSPSARTRETLDGVRPFLPGLAATYVRDLYEASLGAMLKAIAAHADAAERLLVVGHNPSIHRLAETLPGEGDPALLAGLSARFPTASLAVIEFSGAWADLAAGDGRLVSFVTPADLGGPDGD